The stretch of DNA GCTGGTGTCGGCTTCGCCAGCGTGCGATGACGGCCGCGCGGGGCAATCGGGATCGGGAGAATTGAAGGATGCTCGAAGTGCGGGATGAGTTGGCTGTGACGGCGCCGCTTGCGGACGCTCCGGAATGGACGAGCGAGGCGGCCTGGTCGCTCTATCAGTTGCCGTTCAACGATCTGCTGTTCCAGGCGCAATCCATTCACCGCCGGCATTTCGATCCCAACCGCGTGCAGCTCAGCAAGCTGCTCAATATCAAGACCGGCGGCTGCCCGGAAGATTGCGGCTATTGCAGCCAGTCCTCGCATCATTCGACGGGTCTTGTCGCCTCGAAGCTGATGGACGTCGAAAAGGTCATCGCTGAAGCGCGGAAGGCGCGAGACGGCGGCGCAACGCGCTACTGCATGGGCGCGGCATGGCGCAATCCGAAACCGAGAGACATGGATGCCATCGTCGAAATGATCGGCGCGGTGAAGGCGCTCGGGCTCGAGACCTGCATGACGCTGGGCATGCTGGACCGCGATCAGTCGGACCGCCTCAGCGCCGCGGGGCTCGACTACTACAACCACAATATCGATACGTCGGCGCGCTATTACCCGCGGGTGACCTCGACGCGCGCGTTTGCCGATCGTCTCGACACGCTGGAGAATGTCCGGCAATCCGGCATGAAAGTGTGTTGCGGCGGCATCCTTGGCATGGGCGAGGAAGAAACCGACCGCGTCGAAATGCTGGTCACGCTTGCGAACCTCGCCGAGCCGCCGGAAAGCGTTCCGATCAACATGCTGATTCCCATTGCCGGCACGCCGCTCGCCGAAGCGGCGCCGATCGCGCCAATCGAGTTTGTCCGGATCGTCGCGCTGGCGCGCATCATGATGCCGAAATCATATGTCCGCCTGTCAGCGGGCCGCTCGGCGATGACCGATGAGATGCAGGCGCTCTGCTTCTTTGCGGGGGCGAACTCGATCTTCGTCGGCGACACCTTATTGACGGCCGGCAATCCGGAGGACGAGGCCGACCGCAAGCTGTTCAAGCGGCTCGGACTGCAGGCGATCTGACCGGGTTTGGAAAAGCCCGGCCTTCAGCCCTGATAGAGCCCCTTGT from Bradyrhizobium sp. AZCC 1693 encodes:
- the bioB gene encoding biotin synthase BioB, whose translation is MLEVRDELAVTAPLADAPEWTSEAAWSLYQLPFNDLLFQAQSIHRRHFDPNRVQLSKLLNIKTGGCPEDCGYCSQSSHHSTGLVASKLMDVEKVIAEARKARDGGATRYCMGAAWRNPKPRDMDAIVEMIGAVKALGLETCMTLGMLDRDQSDRLSAAGLDYYNHNIDTSARYYPRVTSTRAFADRLDTLENVRQSGMKVCCGGILGMGEEETDRVEMLVTLANLAEPPESVPINMLIPIAGTPLAEAAPIAPIEFVRIVALARIMMPKSYVRLSAGRSAMTDEMQALCFFAGANSIFVGDTLLTAGNPEDEADRKLFKRLGLQAI